From Cellulophaga lytica DSM 7489, a single genomic window includes:
- a CDS encoding TonB-dependent receptor: MQKILFTFLLFPLFMCAQDKVSGVINEETANGQILPLAGANVYWHNTKVGVITDLDGTFSVPYKKEYSKLIISYVGFKTDTLTITKPGKITHNLQSTSTLDEVTITAKKEATTKLYLKAENTMVVSSDELLKAACCNLSESFETNPSIDVNFADAVSGTRQIKMLGLTSPYILIATENIPSVRGASQAYGLSFIPGTWVESIQITKGMGSVINGYESIAGQINAELKKPISDDALFVNLYAASSERLELNTHFNTKVSDKWSTGLYIHGNKHNKKHDVNNDGFMDMPIYNQINIMNRWQYIDMEKGIGSFFNIRYLNDDKQTGQLNFDPDTDKLTTNAWGSEINTERIDFSAKFGYVNPELPWQVLGAQFAVSNHKQDSYFGLNVYDIEHSSVYSNINYNSIIGDSRHKVKTGINFTYDKYDELVLTDNYARIDNSIGGYFEYGYDNLEKLNITAGVRVDNHNRLGFFVTPRFHLRYSPWEKSALRASFGRGKRTANIFAENQRMFASGRVINIDDDGGNIYGLDPEIAWNYGVSYLQGFNLFDKKGDISVDFYRTDFENQIVVDWENPQEVSFYNLEGDSYANSFQTELNYNVFGNFDLRVAYKLYDIKTQYKSAKLERSLTPKHRFFANASYQTKGHGFIKKWKFDATFNWLGTQRFSSTETNPEAYRLPSYTPNVATVNAQITKVFSPKFEVYVGGENITNVRQDMPIVGADDPFGSNFDTTFVYGPVFGSMYYAGLRFKINKFKK; encoded by the coding sequence ATGCAAAAAATACTATTTACTTTTCTTTTATTTCCCTTATTTATGTGCGCTCAGGACAAGGTTAGTGGTGTAATAAATGAAGAAACGGCTAATGGGCAAATTCTGCCCTTAGCAGGTGCAAATGTGTACTGGCATAATACTAAGGTGGGTGTTATAACAGATTTAGATGGTACGTTTTCTGTGCCTTACAAAAAAGAATATTCTAAATTAATAATAAGTTATGTTGGGTTTAAAACTGATACACTTACCATAACTAAACCAGGGAAAATTACCCATAATTTACAATCTACAAGTACTTTAGATGAGGTTACAATTACTGCAAAAAAAGAAGCTACAACCAAACTGTATTTAAAAGCAGAAAATACAATGGTTGTAAGTAGTGATGAGTTGCTTAAAGCTGCTTGTTGTAATTTGTCTGAAAGTTTTGAAACCAACCCATCTATAGATGTTAACTTTGCAGATGCTGTGTCTGGAACAAGGCAAATAAAAATGTTAGGCTTAACAAGTCCTTATATTTTAATAGCTACAGAGAACATACCATCTGTACGTGGTGCATCACAAGCGTATGGGTTAAGTTTTATACCTGGTACTTGGGTAGAGAGCATACAAATTACCAAAGGTATGGGAAGCGTAATAAATGGCTACGAGAGTATAGCGGGGCAAATAAATGCAGAGCTTAAAAAACCTATTTCAGATGATGCTTTATTTGTGAATTTATATGCAGCAAGTAGTGAGCGTTTAGAGCTAAATACCCATTTTAATACTAAGGTAAGTGACAAATGGAGTACAGGCTTGTATATACACGGTAATAAGCATAATAAAAAGCATGATGTTAATAATGATGGCTTTATGGATATGCCAATATACAACCAAATTAATATCATGAACAGGTGGCAGTATATAGATATGGAAAAAGGAATTGGATCCTTTTTTAATATTAGGTATCTAAATGATGATAAACAAACTGGGCAGTTAAATTTTGATCCAGATACAGATAAATTAACAACCAATGCTTGGGGCAGTGAAATTAATACAGAGCGTATAGATTTTTCTGCTAAGTTTGGTTATGTTAATCCAGAATTGCCTTGGCAGGTTTTAGGTGCACAGTTTGCAGTAAGCAACCATAAGCAAGATTCATATTTTGGCTTAAATGTATATGATATAGAGCATAGCAGTGTATACTCAAACATTAATTACAACTCTATAATAGGAGACTCTAGACATAAGGTTAAAACCGGAATTAATTTTACGTATGATAAGTATGATGAGTTAGTACTTACAGATAATTATGCGCGTATAGATAACTCTATAGGAGGTTATTTTGAGTATGGTTATGATAATTTAGAGAAGTTAAATATTACAGCAGGTGTACGTGTAGACAACCATAATAGACTTGGCTTTTTTGTAACTCCTAGGTTTCATTTGCGTTATTCTCCATGGGAGAAATCTGCTCTTAGAGCTTCATTTGGTAGAGGTAAACGTACAGCTAATATTTTTGCAGAAAACCAACGTATGTTTGCAAGTGGTAGAGTTATAAATATTGATGATGATGGCGGTAATATTTACGGTTTAGATCCAGAAATTGCTTGGAATTATGGCGTGTCTTATTTACAAGGTTTTAATTTATTTGATAAAAAAGGTGATATCTCTGTAGACTTTTACAGAACAGATTTTGAGAATCAGATAGTTGTAGATTGGGAAAACCCGCAAGAGGTTAGTTTTTATAATTTAGAAGGAGATAGTTATGCAAATAGTTTTCAGACAGAGTTAAACTATAATGTGTTTGGTAATTTTGATTTGCGTGTGGCTTATAAATTATATGATATTAAAACGCAATACAAATCTGCAAAGCTAGAAAGGTCTTTAACGCCTAAACATAGGTTTTTTGCAAATGCATCATACCAAACAAAAGGTCACGGTTTTATTAAAAAATGGAAGTTTGATGCTACCTTTAATTGGTTAGGTACACAACGTTTTTCTTCTACAGAAACTAACCCTGAAGCATATAGGTTGCCAAGTTACACGCCAAATGTAGCAACTGTAAATGCGCAAATTACTAAAGTGTTTTCTCCTAAGTTTGAGGTGTATGTAGGCGGTGAAAATATAACTAATGTTAGGCAAGATATGCCAATTGTAGGAGCAGATGACCCTTTTGGCTCTAATTTTGATACTACTTTTGTATACGGACCAGTTTTTGGAAGTATGTACTACGCAGGGTTGCGATTTAAAATAAATAAGTTTAAAAAATAA
- a CDS encoding HYC_CC_PP family protein, whose translation MKQLLHKITTIALALLVLLSTVSFAVEKHFCCGELVSVSVYPEDFGCGESAFVQTSNTSEDNCCKGILEAVKGQDRLTVASDQKEKVITQYVVTSILSLTASDLYVLKQKTSEKKYAPPLLVQNLQVSHQVFII comes from the coding sequence ATGAAACAACTACTACATAAAATAACAACTATTGCACTTGCATTGTTAGTGCTGCTTTCTACAGTTTCTTTTGCTGTAGAAAAACATTTTTGTTGTGGAGAGTTAGTTTCAGTTTCTGTATATCCAGAAGATTTTGGCTGCGGAGAAAGCGCTTTTGTGCAAACGTCTAACACTTCAGAAGACAATTGTTGTAAAGGTATTCTAGAAGCTGTAAAAGGTCAGGATAGATTAACAGTAGCATCAGACCAAAAAGAAAAAGTAATTACGCAATATGTTGTTACTTCAATTTTAAGCTTAACTGCTAGTGATTTATATGTTTTAAAGCAAAAAACTAGCGAAAAAAAATATGCGCCACCACTTCTGGTGCAAAACTTACAAGTATCCCATCAGGTTTTTATAATTTGA
- a CDS encoding GAF domain-containing protein, whose amino-acid sequence MLQDLKSSVLNIIEENKGNRDQSLLAICELLEENVPYYNWVGFYFKNGDKNELKLGPYVGEPTDHVIIPFGKGICGQVAVSNENFVVPDVQAQDNYIACSITVKAEIVIPIFVNGENIGQIDIDSNTPDPFSKEDEDFLEFVCAEVAKIL is encoded by the coding sequence ATGTTACAAGATCTAAAATCATCAGTTTTAAACATCATAGAAGAAAACAAAGGCAATAGAGACCAAAGTCTTTTAGCAATTTGCGAATTATTAGAAGAAAACGTGCCTTACTATAATTGGGTTGGTTTTTATTTTAAAAATGGTGATAAAAATGAATTAAAATTAGGTCCTTATGTAGGTGAACCTACAGATCATGTAATTATACCGTTTGGCAAAGGCATATGTGGACAAGTTGCAGTGTCTAATGAAAATTTTGTTGTACCAGATGTACAAGCACAAGACAATTACATTGCTTGCAGCATAACTGTAAAAGCAGAAATAGTAATTCCTATTTTTGTAAACGGAGAAAACATTGGGCAAATAGACATAGACTCTAACACTCCTGACCCTTTTTCTAAAGAAGATGAAGACTTTTTAGAGTTTGTATGTGCAGAAGTTGCTAAAATTCTTTAA
- the purH gene encoding bifunctional phosphoribosylaminoimidazolecarboxamide formyltransferase/IMP cyclohydrolase, translated as MSTTKKATSALISVFHKDGLEPLVKKFNELGITIYSTGGTEKFIKELGIDVIPVEDVTSYPSILGGRVKTLHPKVFGGILNRQENENDQAQLAEFDIPQLDIVIVDLYPFEKTVASGAPEQDIIEKIDIGGISLIRAAAKNFKDVLCVSSMEDYSEVLDIITAGNGTTTIEDRKRFAAKSFNVSSHYDTAIFNYFNKEKEETVLKISETNGKVLRYGENPHQKGFFFGDFEAMFNKLHGKELSYNNLLDVDAAVNLMGEFKNDEPTFAILKHNNACGLASRETLHQAYVDALAGDPVSAFGGVLIANKEIDLATAEEIHKLFCEVVIAPSYAADALEVLKGKKNRIILVQNDVALPETLVRTCLNGVLVQDKDHKTDTVADLQNATDTKPTAEEIEDLIFASKLCKHTKSNTIVLAKGKQLCASGTGQTSRVDALNQAIHKAKSFNFDLNGAVMASDAFFPFPDCVEIAGTNGITSVIQPGGSIKDQLSIDYCNENKISMVMTGTRHFKH; from the coding sequence ATGAGTACCACAAAAAAAGCTACATCAGCATTAATTTCTGTTTTTCACAAAGACGGTTTAGAACCTTTAGTAAAAAAGTTTAACGAACTTGGAATAACAATTTACTCTACTGGAGGCACAGAAAAATTTATTAAAGAATTAGGAATTGATGTTATACCTGTAGAAGATGTAACTAGCTACCCATCTATTTTAGGAGGACGTGTAAAAACCTTACACCCTAAAGTTTTTGGTGGTATTTTAAACAGACAAGAAAACGAGAACGACCAAGCACAGTTAGCTGAGTTTGATATTCCTCAGTTAGATATTGTAATTGTAGACTTATACCCTTTTGAAAAAACAGTTGCAAGTGGCGCTCCAGAACAAGATATTATTGAAAAAATTGATATAGGTGGTATTTCTTTAATTAGAGCCGCTGCCAAAAATTTTAAAGATGTACTTTGTGTTTCTTCTATGGAAGATTACAGTGAAGTTTTAGATATTATTACTGCCGGTAATGGCACAACAACTATAGAAGATCGTAAGCGTTTTGCTGCTAAATCTTTTAATGTATCTTCTCATTACGATACTGCCATTTTTAACTACTTTAATAAAGAAAAAGAAGAAACTGTTTTAAAAATTAGCGAAACTAATGGTAAAGTTTTACGCTACGGAGAAAACCCACACCAAAAAGGATTCTTCTTTGGAGATTTTGAAGCAATGTTTAACAAATTACACGGCAAAGAATTAAGTTACAACAACTTGTTAGATGTAGATGCTGCGGTGAATTTAATGGGGGAATTTAAAAATGATGAACCTACGTTTGCTATTTTAAAGCACAACAACGCTTGTGGTTTAGCTTCTAGAGAAACACTACACCAAGCTTATGTAGATGCCCTAGCTGGTGATCCTGTTTCTGCTTTTGGCGGTGTATTAATTGCAAACAAAGAAATAGACCTTGCAACAGCAGAAGAAATACACAAATTATTTTGTGAGGTTGTTATAGCTCCTAGCTATGCAGCAGATGCTTTAGAAGTATTAAAAGGTAAAAAGAACAGAATTATTTTAGTGCAGAATGATGTAGCCTTACCAGAAACATTGGTAAGAACTTGTTTAAATGGTGTACTAGTACAAGATAAAGACCATAAAACAGATACTGTTGCAGATTTACAAAATGCTACAGACACAAAACCTACAGCAGAAGAAATTGAAGATTTAATATTTGCCTCTAAATTATGCAAACACACAAAATCTAACACAATTGTACTTGCTAAAGGAAAACAATTATGTGCTAGCGGAACAGGACAAACCTCTAGAGTAGATGCTTTAAACCAAGCTATACATAAAGCTAAGTCTTTTAATTTTGATTTAAACGGAGCGGTAATGGCTAGTGATGCTTTTTTCCCATTCCCAGACTGTGTAGAAATAGCAGGTACTAATGGCATTACAAGTGTAATACAACCTGGCGGATCTATAAAAGACCAATTAAGCATAGATTATTGCAACGAAAACAAAATTTCTATGGTAATGACTGGCACACGTCATTTTAAACATTAA
- a CDS encoding rod shape-determining protein: protein MGFFDFFTEEIAIDLGTANTLIIHLDKVVVDSPSIVARDRISGKIIAVGKDANMMQGKTHENIKTIRPLKDGVIADFDASEKMINMFIKNIPALKKKWFPPALRMVVCIPSGITEVEMRAVKESCERVNGKEVYLIHEPMAAAIGIGLDIMQPKGNMIVDIGGGTTEIAVIALGGIVCDKSVKIAGDVFTNDIIYYMRTQHNLYVGESTAENIKITIGSATEDLQEPPEEMSVQGRDLLTGKPKQVSISYREIAKALDKSILRIEDAVMETLSQTPPELAADIYNTGIYLAGGGSMLRGLDRRLSQKTDLPVYIAEDPLRAVVRGTGIALKNLERYKNILIK, encoded by the coding sequence ATGGGATTTTTTGATTTTTTTACAGAAGAGATAGCTATAGATCTTGGAACAGCCAATACGCTAATAATACATTTAGACAAAGTTGTTGTAGATAGCCCTTCTATTGTTGCTAGAGATAGAATTAGCGGAAAAATAATTGCAGTTGGTAAAGATGCCAATATGATGCAAGGTAAAACCCATGAAAATATAAAAACAATTAGACCTCTTAAAGATGGTGTAATTGCAGATTTTGATGCATCTGAAAAGATGATAAATATGTTTATTAAAAACATACCTGCATTAAAAAAGAAATGGTTTCCGCCTGCATTGCGTATGGTTGTTTGTATTCCTTCTGGTATTACAGAAGTAGAAATGCGAGCAGTAAAAGAATCTTGTGAACGTGTAAACGGTAAAGAGGTTTATTTAATTCATGAACCTATGGCAGCAGCTATTGGTATTGGTTTAGATATTATGCAACCTAAAGGTAACATGATTGTAGATATAGGTGGTGGTACTACAGAAATTGCTGTTATTGCATTAGGTGGTATTGTTTGTGATAAGTCTGTGAAAATTGCAGGTGATGTATTTACAAATGATATTATATACTATATGCGTACACAACATAACCTTTATGTAGGTGAAAGTACTGCCGAAAATATAAAAATAACAATAGGTTCTGCTACAGAAGATTTACAAGAACCACCAGAAGAAATGTCTGTACAAGGTAGAGATTTACTAACAGGTAAGCCTAAGCAAGTATCTATCTCATACAGAGAAATAGCTAAGGCTTTAGACAAGTCTATCTTAAGAATTGAAGATGCTGTGATGGAAACTTTATCTCAAACTCCACCAGAATTAGCTGCAGACATCTATAACACAGGTATTTACCTTGCAGGTGGAGGATCTATGCTAAGAGGATTAGACCGTAGGTTATCCCAAAAGACAGATTTACCCGTATATATAGCAGAAGATCCTTTACGCGCAGTTGTTAGAGGAACAGGTATTGCTCTTAAAAACTTAGAACGTTATAAAAATATCCTAATTAAATAA
- the mreC gene encoding rod shape-determining protein MreC: MQQIINFLIRNKNGLLYVFLLLIALGFTVQANSYHQSKFLNSSSWLTGNIYQTSTNISTYFSLQNENNILVEENKRLRNLLFNKNIVAPDSIKTDSSSTYNIVTANVIKNSYSLSKNYITINAGKNQNVKEDMGVITSNGILGIIDHTSNNFSLVQSILNTKSTINAKLKNEEYFGSLVWDTKDFNTAQLTDIPRLVKLNIGDTIVTGASSSIFPKDIPIGVIKDYSLKKSENVYHINISLFQDMANIKNVYIIKNKDIAEIKELEKKIK, translated from the coding sequence ATGCAACAAATTATCAACTTTTTAATAAGAAACAAAAACGGGCTACTGTATGTTTTTTTATTACTAATTGCGTTGGGATTTACGGTACAAGCAAACTCTTATCATCAATCTAAATTTTTAAATTCTTCCAGTTGGCTTACTGGTAATATTTACCAAACATCTACCAATATATCTACCTATTTTTCATTACAAAATGAAAATAATATACTGGTAGAAGAAAACAAAAGGCTACGCAACTTACTTTTTAATAAAAACATTGTTGCTCCAGATAGTATTAAAACAGACTCCTCTTCTACCTACAACATAGTAACTGCCAACGTTATTAAAAATAGTTATTCACTATCTAAAAATTACATTACTATTAACGCTGGTAAAAATCAAAACGTAAAAGAAGATATGGGTGTTATAACGTCTAATGGTATTTTAGGCATTATAGATCATACATCTAACAATTTCTCACTAGTACAAAGTATACTAAATACAAAGTCTACAATTAATGCCAAACTTAAAAACGAAGAATATTTTGGTTCTTTAGTATGGGATACCAAAGATTTTAACACTGCACAGCTAACAGATATTCCTAGGCTAGTTAAATTAAACATAGGAGATACTATAGTTACTGGTGCAAGTTCTAGTATTTTCCCAAAAGATATTCCTATTGGTGTTATAAAAGATTACAGTTTAAAAAAATCTGAAAATGTATACCACATTAACATTAGTCTTTTTCAGGATATGGCTAACATTAAAAATGTATACATTATTAAAAACAAAGATATTGCAGAGATTAAAGAATTAGAAAAGAAAATTAAATAA
- the mreD gene encoding rod shape-determining protein MreD produces the protein MLNNKITIHIIRFFFLVLAQVLIFNNINFLGFVNPMVYVLFFYWYPVKENKSILLIVSFFFGLTIDFFSDTMAIHTAACLTIAYLRSGIMRFCFGVNYDFQNFKMTSTTTLQQVTFLALLILFHHLIFFSLEIFSFSNLLLILKKVLIVGSATLLLCLLIKSLFSTQKK, from the coding sequence ATGCTAAATAATAAAATTACAATACATATTATTAGGTTTTTCTTTCTTGTTCTTGCACAAGTATTAATTTTTAATAATATCAACTTTTTAGGTTTTGTAAACCCTATGGTTTATGTGTTATTTTTTTATTGGTATCCTGTAAAAGAAAATAAATCTATTTTGCTTATTGTTAGTTTTTTCTTTGGATTAACAATAGATTTTTTCTCAGACACAATGGCAATACATACAGCTGCATGCTTAACAATTGCATATCTAAGGTCTGGCATTATGCGCTTTTGTTTTGGCGTAAACTATGATTTTCAAAACTTTAAAATGACCTCTACAACAACATTACAACAGGTTACTTTTTTAGCTTTATTAATTTTATTTCATCATTTAATTTTCTTTTCGCTAGAAATTTTTAGTTTCAGTAATTTGTTGCTAATTTTAAAGAAAGTTTTAATTGTTGGTAGTGCAACCTTACTTCTTTGCCTATTAATAAAATCATTGTTTAGTACCCAGAAAAAATGA
- a CDS encoding peptidoglycan D,D-transpeptidase FtsI family protein, translating to MKKFLLSSFIILIGLSFLGRLSYLQIFSFSPNQILEDPAIKTLYDFPERGYIYDRNGKLLVANQAAYDVMVIPREVKPLDTLEFCNLIGIDKSTFIKNLKNARKHSPRLPYVMVSQLSKEDYAKLQEKMRKYEGFYIQKRSQRYYDTKSAANALGYISQVTPGDLKKFPYYSQGELKGKTGVEKQYEDILRGRKGVKYIQKDRFNRDIGPYKNGALDTLPEPGKEIQLTIDKELQEYGEKLMVGKHGGIVALDPNSGEILSLISGPTYDPALLVGRKRSANYSKLYYDSIAKPTWDRSLLAQESPGSPFKVINALVALQEDVMTPEDKIRCYNGFYVGKNRTKRGCHCGGGLRDMYSGIYKSCNAYFAGTFKQIFDKFETTDEAMDVWQKHVKSFGLGEYLGTDLPTGSRGRIPGKEYYDRVYGDNRWTWSYIVSISFGQGEVAVTPIQLANMTAAIANKGYYYTPHILKKVEGKPITDPKYTQRKYTTIDKENFEPVIKGMEAVYKTPGGTAHWLQVPGINIAGKTGTVENFTRINGVRTQLTDHSIFVAFAPVENPKIALAIFIEHGYFGGRYAGHIASLMIEKYLKGEITRKDLEKKMLEKTLEKEYAKPYSGEPFPINERVW from the coding sequence ATGAAAAAATTCCTACTTTCATCTTTCATCATCTTAATAGGACTATCCTTTTTAGGAAGGTTATCCTATTTACAAATTTTTAGCTTTTCTCCTAATCAAATATTAGAAGACCCTGCAATAAAAACTTTGTATGATTTTCCTGAACGCGGTTACATTTATGACCGTAACGGAAAATTGCTTGTGGCTAACCAAGCTGCTTATGATGTTATGGTTATACCAAGAGAGGTTAAACCGTTAGACACTCTGGAGTTTTGTAATTTAATTGGCATTGATAAAAGTACATTTATAAAGAACCTTAAAAATGCACGCAAACATTCCCCTAGGTTGCCATACGTAATGGTTTCACAATTATCTAAAGAAGATTATGCCAAGCTACAAGAAAAAATGCGAAAGTATGAAGGGTTTTATATTCAAAAACGTTCTCAGCGTTATTATGATACCAAAAGTGCTGCAAATGCTTTAGGATATATTAGCCAAGTAACACCTGGCGACTTAAAAAAGTTTCCATATTACAGTCAGGGTGAATTAAAAGGAAAAACCGGAGTAGAAAAACAATATGAAGATATATTACGAGGAAGAAAGGGCGTAAAATATATACAAAAAGATAGATTTAACAGAGATATTGGCCCTTATAAAAACGGCGCACTAGATACTTTACCAGAGCCTGGCAAAGAAATACAATTAACCATAGATAAGGAACTGCAAGAATACGGAGAAAAATTAATGGTTGGTAAACATGGAGGTATAGTAGCGCTAGATCCTAATTCTGGTGAAATATTATCATTAATTTCTGGCCCCACTTATGACCCAGCCTTATTGGTAGGCAGAAAACGTTCTGCCAATTACAGCAAACTGTATTATGATAGTATTGCCAAACCAACTTGGGATAGAAGTTTACTTGCCCAAGAATCTCCAGGTTCTCCTTTTAAAGTAATTAACGCACTTGTAGCTTTACAAGAAGATGTTATGACACCAGAAGATAAAATACGTTGCTATAATGGTTTTTACGTTGGAAAAAACAGAACCAAAAGAGGATGCCATTGCGGTGGAGGTCTAAGAGATATGTATAGCGGAATTTACAAATCATGTAACGCTTATTTTGCTGGGACTTTTAAACAAATTTTTGACAAGTTTGAAACTACAGATGAAGCTATGGATGTGTGGCAAAAACACGTTAAAAGTTTTGGACTTGGAGAATATTTAGGAACCGATTTACCTACTGGAAGCAGAGGACGAATTCCTGGGAAAGAATATTATGATAGGGTTTATGGAGATAATAGATGGACGTGGTCTTATATTGTTTCTATATCATTTGGACAGGGTGAAGTTGCTGTTACACCTATACAATTAGCTAATATGACCGCTGCTATTGCTAACAAAGGTTATTACTATACCCCACATATTTTAAAAAAGGTAGAAGGCAAACCAATTACAGACCCAAAATACACCCAAAGAAAATATACTACTATAGATAAAGAAAATTTTGAGCCAGTTATTAAAGGTATGGAAGCTGTGTACAAAACCCCAGGTGGTACTGCACATTGGCTACAAGTTCCTGGTATTAACATTGCCGGAAAAACTGGTACTGTAGAAAACTTTACCAGAATTAATGGCGTTAGAACACAACTTACAGACCACTCTATTTTTGTTGCTTTTGCTCCTGTAGAAAACCCAAAAATTGCTTTAGCTATTTTTATAGAGCACGGTTATTTTGGAGGAAGATATGCCGGACATATAGCTTCGTTAATGATTGAAAAATATTTAAAAGGAGAAATTACTCGTAAAGACTTAGAAAAGAAAATGCTTGAAAAAACTTTAGAAAAAGAATATGCAAAGCCATATAGCGGCGAGCCTTTTCCTATTAACGAAAGAGTTTGGTAA
- the rodA gene encoding rod shape-determining protein RodA — MSGNTFLKRIDWLSIFIYLALTIIGWVSIYSSTFSESNPSILDFGTFYGKQAFFIGVSILTVVFIFATEANLFERFSGIIYACSIVLLVGLFPFGKTIAGATSWYNLGFFNLQPSEIAKVATTLALAKYLSDIQTDLKKQKDKLYAFGILIIPAILIVLQPDPGSGVVFLALTFVLFREGLPLYYLAIGLVMLLIFVATLKFGTIWVVIAVSILIALFYLTKKERVKISPLPIILFFIASVTISLSVRFVFDSVLKQHHRDRFNLWLRLEKDPKKLEDIRKTIGYNTYQSEKAIESGGFTGKGFLQGTRTKGDFVPEQHSDYIFTTVGEEWGFLGTATVVLLFSVLLLRLVYIAERQKNAFSRIYGYGVISILFIHYLINIGMVIGLVPTIGIPLPFMSYGGSGLLGFTLLLFIFLKLDANRLKEWG; from the coding sequence ATGTCTGGAAACACTTTTTTAAAAAGAATAGATTGGCTTAGTATCTTTATTTACTTAGCGCTAACCATTATTGGTTGGGTAAGCATATATTCTAGTACATTTTCAGAGAGTAACCCATCTATATTAGATTTTGGAACCTTTTACGGTAAACAGGCTTTTTTTATTGGAGTTAGTATATTAACTGTGGTTTTTATTTTTGCTACAGAGGCTAATCTTTTTGAACGGTTTTCTGGCATTATTTACGCATGTAGCATTGTTTTACTAGTTGGGTTATTTCCGTTTGGTAAAACTATTGCCGGAGCAACATCATGGTATAATTTAGGTTTTTTTAATTTACAACCATCAGAAATAGCAAAGGTTGCCACAACACTTGCTTTAGCTAAATACTTAAGTGATATACAAACAGACCTTAAAAAACAAAAAGATAAGTTGTATGCTTTTGGTATTTTAATAATACCTGCAATATTAATTGTACTACAACCAGATCCTGGTAGTGGCGTTGTATTTTTAGCCTTAACATTTGTTTTGTTTAGAGAAGGTTTGCCGTTGTACTACTTAGCTATTGGTTTAGTAATGCTTCTTATTTTTGTAGCTACGCTTAAATTTGGCACTATTTGGGTAGTTATAGCTGTTAGTATTTTAATTGCTTTATTTTATTTAACAAAAAAAGAAAGAGTAAAAATATCTCCATTACCAATTATACTGTTCTTTATAGCATCTGTAACCATTTCTTTATCTGTAAGGTTTGTTTTTGATTCGGTTTTAAAACAACATCATAGAGACAGATTTAATCTTTGGTTGCGTCTAGAAAAAGATCCAAAAAAATTAGAAGACATTAGAAAAACCATAGGTTATAACACATACCAGTCTGAAAAAGCAATTGAATCTGGTGGTTTTACTGGAAAAGGTTTTTTACAAGGAACAAGAACAAAGGGTGACTTTGTACCAGAACAACATTCAGATTACATTTTTACAACTGTAGGAGAAGAATGGGGCTTTTTAGGAACCGCCACTGTTGTTTTATTATTTTCTGTATTACTACTACGACTGGTATACATAGCAGAGCGCCAAAAAAATGCCTTTAGTAGAATATATGGCTACGGTGTAATATCTATTTTATTTATACATTATTTAATAAACATAGGAATGGTTATTGGCTTAGTACCCACAATTGGTATTCCGTTACCATTTATGAGTTACGGAGGCTCTGGCTTACTTGGTTTTACATTGTTGCTTTTTATCTTTTTAAAGTTAGATGCAAACCGTTTAAAAGAATGGGGCTAA